In the Leptotrichia sp. oral taxon 847 genome, one interval contains:
- a CDS encoding pseudouridine synthase: MEEKKVVVNSEMENMRLDRYLRKQFKNESLSKIFAAIRNGDVKVNAKKSKENYRLSLGDVLTIKILKTSENNENNFEKIKIKKEDMEKYKKMIIYENEDFFIVNKKEKIAMHKGTGHKYGLSEVFKKIYENENINFSNRLDYDTSGLIIGCKNLKFLRYISEKIRNNEVKKKYFAIVQNNNRNVENLKKENKLNFKIENYLTTTKNGVVVSSSPISKDSKKSITYFKEKELAHLKNSELLKNKKI, translated from the coding sequence TTGGAAGAAAAAAAAGTGGTTGTAAATTCTGAAATGGAAAATATGCGGCTTGATAGATACTTGCGTAAACAGTTTAAAAATGAATCTCTTAGTAAAATTTTTGCAGCTATTAGAAATGGAGATGTGAAAGTTAATGCCAAAAAATCTAAAGAAAATTATAGACTTTCTTTGGGCGATGTTCTGACAATAAAAATATTAAAAACTTCTGAAAACAATGAAAATAATTTTGAAAAAATTAAAATAAAAAAAGAAGACATGGAAAAATATAAAAAAATGATAATTTATGAAAATGAAGATTTTTTTATTGTAAATAAGAAGGAAAAAATAGCGATGCATAAAGGAACAGGACACAAGTACGGTCTTTCTGAAGTTTTTAAAAAAATTTATGAAAATGAAAATATAAATTTTTCTAATCGCTTGGATTATGATACATCTGGACTCATAATTGGCTGCAAAAATTTGAAATTCTTACGATATATTTCAGAAAAAATTAGAAATAATGAAGTTAAGAAAAAATATTTTGCGATTGTTCAAAATAATAATAGAAATGTTGAAAATCTAAAAAAGGAAAATAAATTAAATTTTAAAATCGAAAATTATTTAACAACGACAAAAAACGGAGTAGTTGTAAGTAGTAGTCCAATTTCAAAGGATTCCAAAAAGAGCATCACATATTTTAAAGAAAAAGAGCTTGCACATTTAAAAAATTCTGAGCTATTAAAAAATAAAAAAATATAG
- the accD gene encoding acetyl-CoA carboxylase, carboxyltransferase subunit beta produces the protein MTLTSKSKLTLDIVDNNKWQKCKCCNEIIYNEDLKNNLNICPKCGNYFRLTAFERIELLIDHNTFFEEDMTVHSKNILDFSGYEEKLEVAREKSRMLDGVISGIGKINGIEVSIAAMEFNFMGGSMGSVVGEKITRALERGLEEKIPVVIVSSSGGARMQEGIISLMQMAKTSGAVKRLNEAGIPFISVPVDPTTGGVTASFAMLGDVIVTEPNALIAFAGPRVIEQTVNQKLPKGFQRAEFLLEHGMVDVISERKDLKETIYRIIEKLI, from the coding sequence GTGACACTTACATCCAAATCAAAATTAACACTTGACATCGTCGATAACAACAAATGGCAAAAATGCAAATGTTGTAATGAAATTATTTACAATGAAGATTTAAAAAACAATTTAAATATTTGTCCAAAATGTGGAAATTATTTTAGGCTTACGGCATTTGAGCGAATCGAACTTTTAATTGACCACAATACATTTTTTGAAGAAGATATGACAGTTCATTCAAAAAATATTTTAGATTTTTCAGGGTACGAAGAAAAGTTGGAAGTGGCAAGAGAGAAAAGTAGAATGCTTGACGGAGTAATTAGTGGAATTGGTAAAATAAATGGGATAGAAGTCAGCATCGCAGCAATGGAATTTAATTTTATGGGTGGTAGTATGGGTTCTGTCGTCGGAGAAAAAATAACTCGTGCGTTGGAACGTGGACTTGAGGAAAAAATACCAGTTGTAATTGTCTCAAGCTCTGGTGGTGCTAGAATGCAGGAAGGAATTATTTCACTTATGCAAATGGCAAAAACTTCTGGTGCGGTAAAAAGGTTAAATGAAGCGGGAATTCCTTTTATTTCAGTTCCAGTTGATCCAACTACAGGTGGAGTTACAGCGTCATTTGCAATGCTTGGAGATGTGATTGTAACCGAGCCAAATGCATTAATCGCATTTGCGGGACCTAGGGTAATTGAACAGACGGTCAATCAAAAATTACCAAAAGGATTTCAAAGAGCAGAGTTTTTATTAGAACACGGAATGGTGGATGTTATTTCTGAAAGAAAAGATCTGAAAGAAACAATCTATAGAATAATTGAAAAATTAATATAA
- a CDS encoding acetyl-CoA carboxylase carboxyltransferase subunit alpha, with the protein MSSLKDEIKELENNIAELKDFSKEKNIDFSSQISELEKQLEEKYKNFEENDMDAWARIQISRNPQRPYTLDYINELSQDFVELHGDRLSKDDHAIVGGLSTTVDGHKIMIIGHQKGRDIDSNIYRNFGMASPEGYRKALRLMRMAERFKLPILTLIDTAGAYPGIEAEEKGQGEAIAKNLAEMFGLKVPIVSVVIGEGGSGGALGIGVADSVLMLENSVYSVISPEGCASILFNDASKAPEAAKNLKMDAISLKNLGIIDGIIKEPLGGAHRDFEKTVENLRMAVSEEFKKIDKFSIEELLERRYEKFRKMGEFFE; encoded by the coding sequence ATGAGTAGTTTAAAAGATGAAATAAAAGAATTAGAAAATAACATAGCAGAATTAAAAGATTTTTCCAAAGAAAAAAACATTGACTTTTCGTCTCAAATTTCTGAATTGGAAAAGCAGTTGGAAGAAAAATATAAAAATTTTGAGGAAAATGATATGGATGCGTGGGCTAGAATTCAAATTTCAAGAAATCCGCAAAGACCATATACGCTTGATTACATAAATGAATTGTCACAGGATTTTGTTGAACTTCACGGGGATAGATTATCCAAAGATGATCATGCAATTGTTGGAGGACTATCTACTACAGTGGATGGTCACAAGATTATGATAATTGGACATCAAAAAGGTAGAGACATAGATTCAAATATTTATAGAAATTTTGGAATGGCAAGTCCAGAAGGATATAGAAAGGCGCTAAGACTAATGAGAATGGCCGAAAGATTTAAACTTCCAATTTTGACACTGATAGATACAGCTGGAGCCTATCCGGGAATTGAAGCCGAAGAAAAAGGTCAGGGAGAGGCAATCGCTAAAAATTTGGCTGAAATGTTTGGATTAAAAGTACCTATTGTATCTGTTGTCATTGGAGAAGGAGGAAGCGGGGGTGCACTTGGAATAGGAGTTGCAGATTCTGTACTTATGCTTGAAAATAGTGTATATTCCGTTATTTCGCCGGAAGGATGTGCTTCAATACTTTTCAATGATGCTTCAAAAGCTCCAGAAGCTGCCAAAAATTTAAAAATGGATGCGATAAGTCTAAAAAATTTAGGAATTATTGATGGGATAATTAAGGAGCCACTAGGTGGTGCTCACAGAGATTTTGAAAAAACAGTAGAAAATTTAAGAATGGCTGTTTCGGAAGAATTTAAAAAAATAGATAAATTTTCTATCGAGGAATTACTTGAAAGAAGATATGAAAAATTTAGAAAAATGGGAGAGTTTTTTGAGTAA
- a CDS encoding molybdopterin-binding protein produces MKAEIICVGTELLVGDIVNTNSQYISKKFTDTGIDLYYQTTVGDNYERLKECLDIAFNRVDLVITTGGLGPTIDDITKEVVADYFGVELEMIERYYDLIVKRYSERGFFEVASGGEKEASILKGSVLLENEVGLAPGCFFEKNGKKIIILPGPPKEMTPMFDNYVLPLLKQYSSSVLLMKTLEIKGVPEGKIDDRLKDYFQMVNPSVAPYAKEKCVHVRIAVKGKREKEEVLWEKVDKIVDEIKDIYPQATEIK; encoded by the coding sequence ATGAAAGCAGAAATTATTTGCGTTGGGACAGAATTACTTGTCGGAGATATTGTTAATACAAATTCACAATATATATCTAAAAAATTTACAGATACAGGAATAGACTTATATTATCAAACAACAGTTGGAGATAATTATGAAAGATTAAAAGAATGTCTTGATATAGCGTTTAACAGAGTGGATTTAGTCATTACAACAGGTGGACTTGGACCTACAATTGACGATATTACGAAGGAAGTGGTCGCCGATTATTTTGGCGTTGAATTGGAGATGATAGAAAGATACTATGATCTGATTGTGAAAAGATATAGTGAACGAGGATTTTTTGAAGTTGCAAGTGGCGGAGAAAAAGAAGCTTCAATTTTAAAAGGCTCAGTACTTTTGGAAAACGAAGTTGGACTTGCACCAGGATGCTTTTTTGAAAAAAATGGTAAAAAAATAATAATTTTACCTGGACCTCCAAAAGAAATGACTCCGATGTTTGACAATTATGTATTGCCACTTTTAAAACAATATTCAAGTTCAGTTTTACTTATGAAAACTTTGGAAATAAAAGGTGTACCGGAAGGAAAAATTGATGATAGACTAAAAGATTATTTTCAGATGGTTAATCCGTCAGTTGCGCCATACGCCAAAGAAAAATGTGTTCACGTGAGAATTGCTGTAAAAGGAAAAAGAGAAAAAGAAGAGGTCTTATGGGAAAAAGTGGACAAAATAGTAGATGAAATAAAGGATATTTATCCACAGG